Proteins encoded within one genomic window of Sphingomonas cannabina:
- a CDS encoding adenylate kinase translates to MNIILLGPPGAGKGTQASRLEADRGMVQLSTGDMLRAAVKAGTPIGLKAKAVMEAGELVSDEIVSGIIGERLDMPDTAKGAIFDGYPRTAAQAESLDDLLAERGRKLDHVIELTVDEDALVERITGRFTCANCGEGYHDKFKQPKVPGTCDVCGHHEFKRRPDDNAETVRTRMAEYRAKTAPILPIYEARGIVSRVDGMADIAHVTEAIEAILDGKA, encoded by the coding sequence TTGAACATCATCCTGCTGGGACCGCCGGGGGCGGGCAAGGGGACCCAGGCGAGCCGCCTCGAGGCCGATCGCGGCATGGTCCAGCTCTCGACCGGCGACATGCTGCGCGCCGCGGTCAAGGCGGGCACGCCGATCGGACTCAAGGCCAAGGCGGTGATGGAGGCGGGCGAGCTCGTCTCCGACGAGATCGTCTCGGGCATCATCGGCGAGCGGCTCGACATGCCGGATACGGCGAAGGGCGCGATCTTCGACGGCTATCCCCGCACCGCCGCGCAGGCCGAATCGCTGGATGACCTGCTCGCCGAGCGCGGCCGCAAGCTCGACCATGTCATCGAGCTGACCGTCGACGAGGACGCGCTGGTCGAGCGCATCACCGGCCGCTTCACCTGCGCCAATTGCGGCGAGGGCTACCACGACAAGTTCAAGCAGCCGAAGGTCCCCGGCACCTGCGACGTCTGCGGCCACCACGAGTTCAAGCGCCGCCCCGACGACAATGCCGAAACGGTCCGCACCCGCATGGCGGAGTACCGCGCCAAGACCGCGCCGATCCTGCCGATCTACGAGGCGCGCGGCATCGTCAGCCGCGTCGACGGCATGGCCGACATCGCCCATGTGACCGAGGCGATCGAGGCGATCCTGGACGGGAAAGCCTGA